The region ATACTTGGAATTCCTTTTCCTTTTAGTCTAAGAATCTTACCGGATTGAATTCCTTCTTCCAATTTGATTCTTACTTTACCATTGATTGCTTCGATATCCTTAGAAACTCCCAAAATTGCTTCTGGAAAACTTACATATAAATCATAATGCAAATTTTCTCCTTCACGTTTCAAGAATTCATGTTCTAACTCTTCGATAGCTACAATTAAATCTCCTGGAATGCTGTTTCCTGGCGCATCATTTCCTTTATTGGAAACTTTCAATTGCATACCGTCAACAACTCCTGCCGGAATTTTTATAGAAACGGTTTCATCTTCTAGAATCATCCCTTGCGAATCCGCATTGGATGGTTTTTTGTCTAAAATTTGACCTGATCCGCCACAACTAGGACAAGTAGAAGCCGATTGCATTCTGCCCAAAATGGTATTGGTCACACGCATTACCTGCCCTTGACCATTACAAGTAGAACAGGTTTTGTATGTTACTCCGGGAGCCTGAACTTTGCGTTTTACTTTTACTTTTTTCTCAACACCATTAGCAATTTCCTCCAAACTCAATTTCACTTTGATACGCAAATTACTTCCTTTGGCGCGACGTACTCCGCCTCCGCTTCTGCTTCCGCCGAAACCGCCGAAACCACCACCAAAAATATCACCAAACTGGCTGAAAATATCGTCCATGTTCATGCCGCCATGACCACCGCCAAATCCGCCTGAACCATCAAAAGCTTGGTGTCCGTATTGGTCGTATTTTGCTTTTTTATCGGCATCACCTAAAATTTCATAGGCCTCAGCAGCTTCTTTAAACTTATCTTCTGCCGATTTGTCTCCAGGGTTTTTGTCAGGATGAAACTCAATGGCTTTCTTTCTGTAGGCTTTCTTTATCGCCGCAGCATCAGCGCTTCTTGAAACACCTAATATCTCGTAAAAATCTTTTTTCATTTTTATTTTTTCTTTTGTGGAGTCACACTACTGTGCATCTCTATCAAATTTATTGCCCTGTTACCACTTTTGGGAAACGAATGATTTTATCTCCCAGTTTGTATCCTTTTTCAATAACATCAACAATTTTACCTTTTAGTTTAGGTGTAGGAGCCGGAATTTGTGTAATTGCTTCGGCAAAATCAGCATCGAAAGCATCACCTGCCTTAACATCAACTTGCTCTAAACCTTTGGCTGCTAATGTGCTTTTGAGTTTCTCATGAATAAGTTCCACACCTTTCGCCATCGCCTCATCCTCCGATTTCGCAATTTCGATTATAGCTCTGTCAAAATCATCCAAAACAGGCAACATCGACATTAAAACATCTTGATTAGCTGTTTTGAATAATTCGATACGTTCTTTTGAAGTTCTTCTTTTGTAATTTTCAAATTCAGCAAATAAACGCAAATACTTATCTTTCTCTTTAGCTAAGTCTTGCGCTAATTGTTCTTCAACACTTAATTCATCAATCCCGTTTTGCTCTGTATTTCCATTTTGCTCTAATGTTGTAGCATCCTCTATCTCTTGATTGATTTCTGTATTATCAGTAGTCATAGTACTTGTATTTTTAAAAATATTCTTAAACTTCATTTTTTACACTTTTCTTTGGATTGCAAAAGTACTGCCAATTCTTGTAAAATGTCAAATTGTCATTCTTTTTTTTAGATTCGAAATTATTATCCAAAAGCACTCCAAATTATTTTTTTTCATAGTTCAAAATTTAATAAAATATTATGACTATCTTACACTGATTATTTTTAAGTTTGTTAATGAATCATTTTAGATTTAATTTTCCAAAAAAGAATTTAAGGTTGTTCACTATAATAATTATTAATTCATCAGTACCTTATATTAAAAAAAAGCTTTGTTTTAAAAACAAAGCTTTTTTTATTGACCGAAAAATTTCTTAAGACAAACTATTCTTTAAAGTCTCAAAATCAATCGAAAGCTGTTCTCCTGTCACTAAATTTTTAAGCGAATACGTATTCGATTCCATTTCCTTATCACCAACAATCACCGCAAAAGGAATATTGCGTTTATCAGCATGCTGAAACTGCTTGGCTACTTTTGCATTATCAGGATACAACTCGACTTTTATCCCAGAAGCTCTTAAATCCTTAATTGCTTTCATAGCATAAAAAGCTTCTTTGTCACCATAATTGATGAATAAAGCCTTAGAGCTTGCCGTAACGGTTTCAGGAAACAAACTCAACTCTTCGACAACCAAATAAATACGATCCAAACCAAAGGAAATTCCAACACCGCTCATGTTTTTCAACCCAAAAATTCCCGTTAAGTCATCGTATCTTCCGCCACCGCCAATAGATCCCATGGCCACTCCTTTTGGCGGAGCCACTTCAAAAATGGCACCCGTATAATAATTCAACCCTCTTGCAAGAGTTACATCTAAATCTAAAATTGCAGATGACAATCCTAAATTCATCACGTTATCGCATATAAAACGCAATTCTTCCACTCCTTTCATCCCTTCTTCTGAAGCAGATAAAAGTTGGGATAATTTTTCGATTTTTTCAGAAATGGTTCCGGTGAAATTAAATAACGGCTGCACTTTCACAATCGCTTCTTCGGAAATTCCTTTTTCGATCATTTCCTTTTTTACACCGTCCTCACCTATTTTATCGAGTTTATCCAAAGCCACCGTAAAATCAATAAGCTTATCAGAAGCCCCAATTACTTCGGCAATTCCGGATAATATTTTACGGTTGTTAATTTTAACTGTCACTCCTTCTAACCCCAAAGTCGTAAAAACAGTATCATACAATTGCACTAATTCTACTTCCTGCCACAGCGATTTCGATCCAACCACATCGGCATCACATTGAAAAAACTCCCTGAAACGCCCTTTTTGAGGTCTATCGGCACGCCAAACCGGCTGGATTTGATATCTTTTAAATGGAAATTCAATATCATTCTGGTGCTGCACCACATATCTCGCGAAAGGAACCGTCAAGTCGTAACGTAAGGCTTTCTCAGAAATACTTGCCGTCAATTTTGTACTGTCTTTGCTCTCCAAATGAGCCGCATTGGCTTTAGCCAAATAGTCTCCGGAATTCAAAATTTTAAAAATCAAACGATCACCTTCTTCTCCATATTTCCCCATCAGG is a window of Flavobacterium acetivorans DNA encoding:
- the hisS gene encoding histidine--tRNA ligase, which produces MASKPSIPKGTRDFSPAEVAKRQYIIQIIKDNFEKFGFQPIETPSFENSETLMGKYGEEGDRLIFKILNSGDYLAKANAAHLESKDSTKLTASISEKALRYDLTVPFARYVVQHQNDIEFPFKRYQIQPVWRADRPQKGRFREFFQCDADVVGSKSLWQEVELVQLYDTVFTTLGLEGVTVKINNRKILSGIAEVIGASDKLIDFTVALDKLDKIGEDGVKKEMIEKGISEEAIVKVQPLFNFTGTISEKIEKLSQLLSASEEGMKGVEELRFICDNVMNLGLSSAILDLDVTLARGLNYYTGAIFEVAPPKGVAMGSIGGGGRYDDLTGIFGLKNMSGVGISFGLDRIYLVVEELSLFPETVTASSKALFINYGDKEAFYAMKAIKDLRASGIKVELYPDNAKVAKQFQHADKRNIPFAVIVGDKEMESNTYSLKNLVTGEQLSIDFETLKNSLS
- the dnaJ gene encoding molecular chaperone DnaJ, encoding MKKDFYEILGVSRSADAAAIKKAYRKKAIEFHPDKNPGDKSAEDKFKEAAEAYEILGDADKKAKYDQYGHQAFDGSGGFGGGHGGMNMDDIFSQFGDIFGGGFGGFGGSRSGGGVRRAKGSNLRIKVKLSLEEIANGVEKKVKVKRKVQAPGVTYKTCSTCNGQGQVMRVTNTILGRMQSASTCPSCGGSGQILDKKPSNADSQGMILEDETVSIKIPAGVVDGMQLKVSNKGNDAPGNSIPGDLIVAIEELEHEFLKREGENLHYDLYVSFPEAILGVSKDIEAINGKVRIKLEEGIQSGKILRLKGKGIPSINGYGSGDLLVHVNVWTPKTLNKEQKQFFEKNITDENFIPNPEKSDKSFFEKVKDMFS
- a CDS encoding nucleotide exchange factor GrpE; its protein translation is MKFKNIFKNTSTMTTDNTEINQEIEDATTLEQNGNTEQNGIDELSVEEQLAQDLAKEKDKYLRLFAEFENYKRRTSKERIELFKTANQDVLMSMLPVLDDFDRAIIEIAKSEDEAMAKGVELIHEKLKSTLAAKGLEQVDVKAGDAFDADFAEAITQIPAPTPKLKGKIVDVIEKGYKLGDKIIRFPKVVTGQ